The following are encoded together in the Methanosarcina flavescens genome:
- a CDS encoding HEAT repeat domain-containing protein: MMSRVKWRISLLFVLITLSIFFSMIANSDRFMEFGGNGTFTPTGTGILREDLITNLTHRLEVGDHETKLNAAVELGRFGETAADVLIEKIESNTSSSGEVNSYMLLALLEIGDSRTETVLSEGFKKIQASNNVTNKTTAEEQAENEISVDILQAIEEKDRAMRRNLAISLDRDYNDETNSLEAALRAEEQNSTIYDSFALSEFEPDEPGNETEKLIKALKSDSGSIRIAALMALGEREEAAAIDSITPILTRDYSPVQSSAAYALGEIGDERAVEVLIKQMKDGGSDSIRSNAAIALGKIGKETAVPDLIQRLRDNRAVVRSSAALSLGKIGSETAIEPLIEVLNSGKLIDGRAKDSVNTNEDVRKSAILALGEIGGPGVIEALTDILVDKEERLSVRMAAAAALGNTGDPQAMETLKNVFNDRNTDANLRNQAFLALGKTRNQEAAELLVGKLGDREFGDSARKALSGMGEMAVDTLIENLKTTDRRARDETALLLIEIGDPKAVNPLIEAYQ; the protein is encoded by the coding sequence ATGATGTCCAGAGTTAAATGGAGAATATCTCTTTTATTTGTCCTTATCACTCTTTCTATATTTTTTTCAATGATCGCAAATAGCGACAGGTTTATGGAATTTGGGGGAAATGGAACATTCACACCAACCGGGACTGGAATTTTAAGGGAAGACCTGATCACAAATCTCACACACAGGCTGGAAGTCGGTGACCATGAGACAAAATTGAATGCTGCAGTTGAGCTTGGGAGGTTCGGAGAGACTGCAGCTGATGTTCTTATTGAGAAAATAGAATCAAATACCTCGAGTTCAGGAGAAGTAAACAGTTACATGCTTCTTGCACTTCTTGAAATCGGAGATAGTAGAACAGAAACCGTTCTTTCTGAGGGCTTTAAGAAAATCCAGGCATCAAATAACGTTACAAATAAGACTACAGCTGAAGAACAGGCAGAAAACGAGATCTCGGTAGACATTTTGCAGGCTATTGAAGAGAAAGATAGAGCAATGAGAAGAAATCTTGCAATTTCTCTTGATAGGGACTACAATGACGAAACAAATTCTCTTGAAGCAGCCCTTAGAGCAGAGGAACAGAACTCAACTATTTATGATTCTTTTGCGCTTTCGGAGTTCGAGCCTGATGAACCTGGAAACGAAACTGAAAAGCTTATTAAAGCTCTTAAAAGCGACAGCGGGAGTATAAGGATCGCAGCTTTAATGGCTCTCGGAGAAAGAGAGGAAGCTGCAGCAATAGATTCCATAACACCAATTCTGACCCGGGACTATTCTCCGGTACAGAGCAGTGCAGCATATGCGCTTGGTGAAATTGGGGATGAAAGGGCAGTAGAAGTCCTGATAAAACAAATGAAAGATGGGGGCAGTGATAGCATCAGGAGTAACGCTGCAATTGCCCTCGGGAAAATAGGAAAGGAAACTGCCGTACCAGATCTTATCCAAAGGTTAAGAGACAATAGAGCTGTAGTAAGGAGCAGTGCAGCCCTGTCGCTAGGAAAAATAGGAAGCGAAACAGCAATAGAACCTCTGATAGAAGTCCTGAATAGCGGAAAACTTATAGACGGTAGAGCAAAAGATTCCGTGAACACTAATGAAGATGTCAGAAAAAGTGCTATCCTTGCCCTTGGAGAAATCGGAGGCCCTGGAGTGATCGAGGCTCTAACTGACATATTAGTCGATAAAGAGGAAAGACTTTCTGTCAGGATGGCTGCAGCCGCAGCTCTGGGAAATACAGGTGACCCTCAGGCTATGGAGACGCTTAAGAATGTGTTTAATGACAGGAATACGGATGCAAATCTCAGAAATCAGGCTTTTCTTGCTCTTGGCAAAACCAGAAACCAGGAAGCTGCAGAATTGCTTGTGGGAAAGCTGGGAGATAGGGAGTTTGGAGATAGTGCCAGGAAAGCCCTCTCTGGGATGGGAGAAATGGCAGTTGATACTCTAATAGAGAACCTGAAAACGACAGATAGGAGAGCCAGGGATGAAACCGCCTTGCTTCTTATTGAAATAGGAGATCCAAAAGCTGTCAATCCCCTTATTGAGGCTTACCAGTAA
- the tpiA gene encoding triose-phosphate isomerase yields the protein MGLPFILLNYKTYLQGTGQGAVEIAKACKEVSEGSGIEIAVAPQLPDIYRVASEVEIPVFSQHLDGIGAGSFTGHVFGKAIKEAGAIGTLINHSERRLTLAEIEASLKAAKEFGLKTVICTNNVPTTAAAAALGPDYVAIEPPELIGSGIPVSKADPEVVSGSVEAVAKIDPAVKVLCGAGISKGEDLRAALDLGSQGVLLASGIVKAADPKAALEELISLI from the coding sequence TTGGGTTTACCATTCATTTTATTGAACTATAAGACTTATTTGCAGGGCACGGGCCAGGGAGCAGTGGAAATTGCAAAGGCCTGCAAAGAGGTGTCCGAAGGGTCAGGTATCGAAATAGCAGTAGCCCCCCAACTTCCGGATATTTACAGGGTAGCCTCGGAGGTTGAGATTCCAGTTTTTTCCCAGCATCTGGATGGAATAGGAGCAGGAAGCTTCACAGGCCATGTTTTTGGAAAAGCTATAAAAGAGGCAGGAGCTATCGGAACCCTGATCAATCACTCTGAAAGGCGCCTGACCCTTGCAGAAATCGAAGCGTCACTTAAGGCCGCAAAGGAATTCGGGCTCAAGACAGTTATCTGTACTAACAATGTCCCGACAACCGCAGCCGCCGCAGCCCTTGGTCCTGATTATGTTGCAATTGAGCCTCCCGAGCTTATAGGGAGCGGTATTCCTGTCTCAAAGGCTGATCCTGAGGTTGTCAGTGGTTCGGTTGAAGCAGTTGCGAAAATCGATCCTGCAGTAAAAGTACTTTGCGGAGCCGGAATCTCAAAAGGTGAGGATCTCAGGGCAGCCCTTGACCTTGGTTCTCAAGGTGTACTGCTGGCCTCCGGAATTGTGAAAGCAGCAGACCCAAAAGCTGCACTGGAAGAACTCATAAGCTTGATTTGA
- a CDS encoding bifunctional 5,6,7,8-tetrahydromethanopterin hydro-lyase/3-hexulose-6-phosphate synthase produces MFQIGEALIGQGAELAHVDLMIGDKGGPVGQAFANGLTQLSIGHTPLLSVIRPNLPSKPSTLIIPKVTVKNMEQASKIFGPAQTAVAKAVADSVEEGIISKDQVEDIVIVASVFIHPDAQDYNKIYRYNYGATKLAIKRALEGFPSINTVLEESNKSTHAIMGFKVTRLWDPPYLQIAFDNPNLESVLSAISQIPKSDHVIIEAGTPLIKRYGVDVISKIRDVRPDAFIVADLKTLDTGNLEARMVADAAGDAIVVSALAPINTIDKLIEEAHKTGIYAVMDTLNQPDSISILKQLKVMPDVIELHRGIDIESTEHAWGNIEEIKKVAPRALVAVAGGVRLDKVPVALSQGADILVVGRAITNAKDVREVAKQFINSLNKPEIDQFRVMTDF; encoded by the coding sequence ATGTTTCAAATAGGAGAAGCATTAATAGGGCAGGGAGCAGAACTTGCCCACGTTGATTTGATGATAGGAGACAAAGGAGGACCAGTAGGTCAGGCTTTTGCAAACGGTCTGACCCAGCTCTCAATCGGACATACTCCACTCCTGTCTGTTATCAGGCCCAACCTGCCATCCAAGCCTTCAACCCTTATTATCCCGAAGGTTACGGTAAAGAATATGGAACAGGCATCAAAAATTTTCGGGCCTGCCCAGACAGCGGTTGCAAAAGCAGTAGCAGATTCTGTAGAAGAAGGCATAATCTCAAAGGACCAGGTTGAAGACATTGTCATTGTAGCGAGTGTCTTTATCCATCCTGATGCCCAGGACTACAACAAGATCTACAGGTATAACTACGGAGCCACAAAGCTTGCAATCAAGCGAGCCCTTGAAGGTTTCCCTAGCATTAATACTGTTCTTGAGGAAAGCAACAAATCTACCCATGCCATTATGGGATTCAAGGTCACAAGACTCTGGGATCCACCATACCTTCAGATTGCTTTTGATAATCCGAACCTCGAATCTGTGCTTTCTGCCATCTCTCAGATTCCCAAGAGCGATCATGTTATAATTGAAGCAGGCACGCCGCTCATTAAACGCTATGGAGTGGATGTCATTTCGAAGATCAGAGACGTCAGGCCAGATGCCTTTATAGTAGCTGACCTGAAGACTCTGGATACAGGAAACCTTGAAGCAAGAATGGTTGCCGACGCTGCAGGAGATGCTATTGTAGTCTCTGCCCTTGCTCCGATCAACACCATTGACAAGCTCATCGAGGAAGCCCATAAGACAGGTATCTATGCGGTCATGGATACGCTTAACCAGCCCGATTCGATTTCTATCTTAAAACAGCTTAAGGTCATGCCTGATGTTATTGAGCTCCACCGCGGAATAGATATCGAGAGTACCGAACATGCCTGGGGCAATATCGAAGAGATTAAGAAAGTTGCTCCGAGAGCACTGGTTGCTGTTGCAGGCGGGGTCCGTCTTGACAAGGTGCCTGTAGCTCTGAGCCAGGGTGCGGATATTCTTGTGGTTGGGCGTGCGATCACCAATGCAAAAGATGTCAGAGAAGTTGCCAAACAGTTTATCAACAGCCTTAATAAGCCGGAAATTGACCAGTTCAGAGTTATGACTGACTTCTGA
- a CDS encoding endonuclease III domain-containing protein encodes MDTDELMRRLLELYPEGYDYGFNEPFQALISTVMSQRTRGDVTCSAARRLFKRFPTPEEMMKADVSEIEFLIKEVGFYRVKAGRIKEISRILIEKYDGKVPDTMEALLELPGVGRKTANCVLADAFLKDALAVDTHVHRISNRLGLIVTRTPEETETELKKIFPQKYWRHINLLLVKLGQNICRPTSPRCEFCTLRDMCPRILL; translated from the coding sequence ATGGATACCGATGAACTCATGCGAAGGCTTTTAGAACTTTATCCTGAGGGTTATGACTATGGTTTTAATGAGCCCTTCCAGGCTTTAATTTCCACTGTGATGTCCCAGAGGACCCGAGGTGATGTAACCTGTTCTGCAGCAAGGAGACTTTTTAAGAGGTTTCCAACGCCTGAGGAGATGATGAAGGCTGATGTTAGTGAGATTGAATTCCTTATAAAAGAAGTCGGTTTTTACAGAGTCAAAGCGGGAAGAATAAAGGAAATTTCCAGAATTCTTATAGAAAAATACGACGGCAAAGTTCCTGATACCATGGAGGCTCTTCTAGAACTGCCTGGAGTCGGCCGAAAGACCGCAAACTGTGTACTTGCAGATGCTTTCCTCAAGGATGCCCTTGCAGTGGATACCCACGTTCACAGGATTTCTAACAGGCTCGGTCTGATAGTAACAAGAACTCCTGAGGAAACCGAAACTGAGTTAAAAAAGATCTTTCCACAGAAATATTGGAGACACATAAATCTTTTGCTTGTAAAATTAGGGCAGAATATCTGCAGACCTACCTCTCCTAGATGCGAATTCTGCACTCTACGCGATATGTGCCCCAGAATTCTCCTTTAA
- a CDS encoding YIP1 family protein, giving the protein MDYIGTWKEVMQRPSDFYRRMPETGGYADPLTFAAISLIIYALLTALLTVLFGRQMYMEGMYGGMYDGMYGEVRGLGFFAILMSVIITPIIGIISLFIEAAILYVIYKVLGGSGSYEGTVRFISYATAVLVLSWIPVIGWIVGIYGIYLYIVGGMHVHDVSMLRSAVAIFLPVLLVILLMIIVAMAGILAFSGLVPLLAIF; this is encoded by the coding sequence ATGGATTACATCGGAACCTGGAAAGAGGTTATGCAAAGACCGTCTGATTTTTACAGGAGGATGCCAGAAACCGGAGGATATGCTGATCCACTTACCTTTGCAGCAATTAGTCTCATCATATATGCGCTTTTAACTGCACTTTTAACCGTACTCTTTGGCCGTCAGATGTATATGGAGGGCATGTACGGCGGCATGTACGATGGTATGTATGGTGAGGTTAGAGGGTTGGGGTTTTTCGCGATACTTATGAGTGTGATCATCACACCTATTATAGGTATTATTTCTCTCTTTATTGAAGCTGCAATACTCTATGTTATTTATAAAGTTCTTGGAGGTTCGGGAAGTTACGAAGGTACTGTAAGATTCATATCTTATGCAACTGCTGTGCTGGTACTTTCCTGGATTCCTGTTATTGGCTGGATTGTCGGGATTTATGGAATATATCTCTATATTGTAGGGGGCATGCATGTACATGATGTAAGCATGTTAAGGTCTGCAGTAGCTATATTCCTGCCCGTCTTACTGGTGATCTTGCTTATGATCATTGTTGCTATGGCAGGAATACTTGCTTTCTCAGGATTAGTTCCTCTCCTGGCTATTTTTTAA
- the bfr gene encoding bacterioferritin, whose product MKGDQKLIDCLNARLAEELAAINQYFVHAEMCENWNYERLGDVIEKRAITEMRHAEKLIERILFLEGRPIVSNLSEIRIGDQVPKMHDHDHWAEEGAIKGYNQAIRLATELGDNDTKVLLESILKEETEHIDWIEAQMDQINQIGVQNYLAQQIYE is encoded by the coding sequence TTGAAAGGAGACCAGAAACTAATTGATTGTCTGAATGCTCGTCTGGCAGAAGAATTGGCAGCTATCAACCAGTACTTTGTCCATGCCGAAATGTGTGAAAACTGGAATTACGAACGGCTTGGAGATGTAATCGAGAAGCGAGCTATTACCGAGATGAGGCATGCAGAGAAGCTGATTGAACGCATTCTCTTCCTTGAGGGGAGGCCCATAGTTAGCAATCTGAGCGAAATTCGTATCGGTGATCAGGTACCAAAAATGCATGATCATGACCACTGGGCAGAGGAGGGAGCTATTAAAGGCTATAACCAAGCCATCCGCCTGGCGACAGAGCTGGGAGATAATGACACCAAAGTGCTTCTAGAATCAATCCTTAAGGAAGAAACAGAGCATATCGACTGGATCGAAGCCCAAATGGACCAGATCAACCAGATAGGTGTCCAGAACTATCTGGCACAGCAGATCTACGAGTAA
- a CDS encoding CPBP family intramembrane glutamic endopeptidase, which yields MNSNTSKRSPLLFFILVYSLSIPLWVLNIIYPMKLPVDNLPVTDIVATFSPMVAASILIYREEKLLGVKNLLKRAFDYKRITKKVWYVPIILLMPFIYVLTYVIMRLVELPVPTVWNPPLLTPLLFIAFFLAAAGEELGYSGYVTDPMQVRYTALTASLIIGLIHGVWHFPSMLSMDMTLGLFIWGGFILAVSFRILTIWLYNNTGKSVFATILFHAVTNTGRSIFPGSRSAFQLYDGAIGYGLIAITAVIVVFLWGKDINSI from the coding sequence ATGAACAGCAACACATCAAAAAGGTCACCACTTCTATTTTTTATACTGGTTTACTCTCTTTCTATTCCACTTTGGGTGCTTAATATCATTTATCCGATGAAGCTTCCAGTGGATAATCTTCCCGTGACAGATATTGTGGCCACATTTTCTCCAATGGTAGCGGCATCCATCCTCATATACCGGGAAGAGAAACTTTTAGGAGTAAAGAATCTGTTGAAAAGAGCCTTCGATTATAAGAGGATCACGAAAAAAGTCTGGTATGTTCCCATCATTCTCTTGATGCCGTTTATTTACGTGCTGACCTACGTGATAATGCGTCTAGTCGAACTACCAGTCCCAACTGTCTGGAACCCGCCACTTCTGACACCACTCCTCTTTATTGCATTCTTTTTAGCCGCCGCAGGTGAAGAGCTTGGTTATTCGGGATATGTCACCGATCCTATGCAGGTCCGATACACCGCACTGACAGCCAGTCTCATCATTGGGTTGATCCATGGTGTATGGCATTTCCCATCCATGCTTTCAATGGACATGACTCTGGGATTGTTTATATGGGGAGGATTTATACTGGCCGTTAGTTTCCGGATTCTGACCATCTGGCTTTATAATAACACTGGAAAAAGCGTCTTTGCGACCATACTCTTTCATGCCGTGACCAATACTGGAAGGAGCATATTTCCCGGTAGTCGTTCAGCCTTCCAGCTTTATGACGGGGCTATTGGATATGGGCTCATTGCTATCACGGCTGTTATCGTGGTGTTCTTATGGGGAAAAGACATTAACTCGATTTAG